In Salifodinibacter halophilus, the genomic window CGTCGTCGTCTTCCTTTTCGTACGCCTCCCACTCCCAATCCGGCAATAGAAGGGCTTCCCACTCCGCAATCGGCTCATCATCTTCGTCAACAGTCATAGCTAAGAGAGCGTGTCATAGAACTCTTCACACACTATGGTCGGTCTGATTACTATTATAGCAAGTTATTAGCTTAGAGAACCGTGCACTAAGTGCACGCAGTTTAAAACCAGTCAGAGACTACCCTTTCGTTTCCGAATAATGATTTCTCGCACCCGTTCAACGTGATTCGTCTCGGATTGAACGAACGCTGTGAGGATGGCTTCGACGATTTCGGAGCGGCTGGCTCCGAGATCGTCGCACTCAGCGACCAGTTCATCCACTTCTCGCACGATTTCCTCGTCAACAGCGACGCCGAAC contains:
- a CDS encoding ribbon-helix-helix protein, CopG family, whose translation is FGVAVDEEIVREVDELVAECDDLGASRSEIVEAILTAFVQSETNHVERVREIIIRKRKGSL